A genomic segment from Spinacia oleracea cultivar Varoflay chromosome 3, BTI_SOV_V1, whole genome shotgun sequence encodes:
- the LOC110792954 gene encoding protein DUF642 L-GALACTONO-1,4-LACTONE-RESPONSIVE GENE 2, translated as MASFNYLCVVILLMMINSRSYVAAQLAPVSVIFTDGLLPNGNFEQGPNPSDLKKITIVGKYSLPKWVKKGLVRYVSGGHKRVGFTFNVPRGVHAVSLGQDASILQYMKLKHWSSYSITFSVTKTCPLDTFIRVTYGSNTADFAFPSKPLYLSDKADTFAWGFQTAASTAYVLFSNPTGHPKYPACGPLIQAVAIKELPPPPTTTIDNNLIQNGNFEIGPYTLENFTTGVYIHPYTLNPVSPLPGWIIESRYTIRYINSKDFFIPSGSSAVELLVGGKENAIAQVIGTTPKMYYNLTYTIGDANNGCIGSMEVQASADKETIKVKYESQGKGGVTHASFRFQAVSLSFTTRISFWSVFYHNTVDDPNRFCGPVLDNVRVVLDP; from the exons ATGGCTTCATTCAATTATCTTTGCGTTGTGATACTGTTGATGATGATAAACAGCCGCAGTTATGTCGCCGCTCAGCTTGCTCCGGTCAGCGTCATTTTTACCGATG GTCTTTTACCAAACGGAAACTTTGAACAAGGTCCAAATCCATCAGATCTAAAAAAGATAACAATAGTAGGTAAGTACTCCCTCCCCAAATGGGTGAAGAAGGGCTTAGTCCGATACGTATCTGGTGGTCATAAACGTGTTGGGTTTACCTTCAACGTTCCACGTGGTGTCCACGCGGTGAGCTTAGGCCAGGATGCTTCTATATTACAATATATGAAACTCAAACATTGGTCATCCTACTCTATTACTTTTAGTGTAACAAAGACTTGTCCATTGGATACGTTTATAAGGGTTACCTACGGCAGCAATACAGCAGATTTCGCCTTCCCCTCCAAACCATTATATTTAAGTGATAAAGCAGACACTTTTGCTTGGGGTTTTCAGACCGCTGCTAGTACTGCTTATGTCCTTTTTTCTAACCCAACCGGTCATCCTAAGTACCCTGCTTGTGGACCACTTATACAAGCTGTTGCGATCAAGGAATTACCGCCACCCCCTACCACGACGATAG ATAACAACCTTATCCAAAATGGAAACTTCGAGATTGGTCCTTATACATTAGAGAATTTCACAACTGGGGTCTATATCCATCCGTACACTTTGAATCCTGTTTCTCCACTTCCTGGCTGGATTATTGAATCCCGATATACCATTAGGTATATCAACTCAAAAGACTTCTTCATACCATCAGGTTCTTCTGCAGTCGAATTATTAGTAGGAGGAAAAGAAAATGCCATTGCTCAAGTCATAGGAACAACACCAAAAATGTATTACAACCTCACCTACACTATTGGAGACGCCAATAATGGTTGCATTGGTTCTATGGAAGTTCAAGCATCCGCCGATAAAGAAACCATTAAAGTCAAATATGAGTCCCAAGGTAAAGGTGGTGTAACGCATGCAAGTTTCAGGTTTCAAGCTGTGTCACTCTCATTTACAACTAGGATATCATTTTGGAGTGTGTTCTATCACAATACTGTCGATGATCCAAACCGTTTCTGCGGTCCGGTTCTGGATAATGTTCGGGTTGTACTCGATCCttag
- the LOC110792953 gene encoding uncharacterized protein At2g29880, with protein MNQSGAQGNSRQGANANHSSRNCNRWSLDRALINAMNDLIDLGGWKTDNGQFKNGAYAKLEILMKEKLPECDKKAKPHIESRVKLLRKQYDAIPEMLSPSASGFGWNDEGKFVTCPQSVWDEWIKSHKNAAGLRNKPFPFFDDLGKIFGKDRDVGNEATNVYDVLEEMDEEEQEVPESIESINLTPIGNPTGHSSSPTTTTSRTKRART; from the exons ATGAATCAATCTGGTGCTCAAGGGAACTCTAGACAAGGTGCTAATGCTAACCACTCAAGTAGAAACTGCAACAGATGGTCACTTGATCGTGCGCTTATTAATGCCATGAATGATCTTATTGATCTTGGAGGCTGGAAAACAGATAATGGACAATTCAAAAATGGTGCTTATGCTAAGTTGGAAATTCTTATGAAAGAAAAGTTGCCTGAATGTGACAAAAAAGCCAAACCTCATATTGAGTCTAGGGTGAAGCTCCTTAGGAAACAATATGATGCTATTCCGGAGATGCTTAGCCCGAGTGCAAGTGGATTTGGCTGGAATGACGAAGGAAAGTTTGTTACATGCCCACAATCGGTTTGGGATGAATGGATTAAG AGTCATAAAAATGCAGCAGGGTTAAGGAATAAGCCTTTTCCATTTTTTGATGACTTGGGGAAAATATTTGGCAAAGATAGAGATGTTGGAAATGAAGCTACAAATGTGTACGATGTACTTGAAGAGATGGATGAAGAAGAGCAAGAAGTCCCTGAATCTATAGAGTCAATCAATTTAACTCCCATAGGTAATCCAACGGGACATTCATCATCTCCGACAACTACAACTAGTAGGACTAAGAGAGCAAGGACATAA